A genomic window from Anthocerotibacter panamensis C109 includes:
- the hemF gene encoding oxygen-dependent coproporphyrinogen oxidase codes for MNRTIHQTRVSEYMRHLQDTICQAITTVDGTAFHEDCWERPEGGGGRSRVLSEGSIFERAGVGFSEVFGPKLPPSIVANKPEAADQPFYATGTSLVFHPRNPHIPTVHMNYRYLETETTWWFGGGADLTPYYPRREDVLHFHQTLKAACDRHNPTYYPRFKQWCDEYFYLKHRDEPRGVGGIFFDYQDGDWEKLFAFAQDCGNNFLESYLPIAKGRMDTPWTEAEREFQLYRRGRYVEFNLVHDRGTIFGLQTRGRTESILMSLPPLVRWVYNWHPEAGSREAELYETYLKPTDWLGIGG; via the coding sequence ATGAACCGTACAATCCACCAGACCCGCGTCAGCGAATACATGCGCCATCTTCAGGACACGATCTGTCAAGCCATCACGACTGTAGACGGAACAGCATTCCATGAAGACTGTTGGGAGCGCCCAGAAGGTGGGGGAGGACGCTCACGGGTCTTGAGCGAAGGGTCAATCTTTGAGCGGGCGGGGGTCGGCTTTTCAGAGGTTTTTGGCCCGAAGCTACCGCCCTCCATCGTGGCAAACAAGCCCGAAGCCGCCGATCAACCTTTTTATGCCACCGGAACCTCCCTGGTCTTCCACCCGCGCAACCCACATATTCCGACGGTTCACATGAACTATCGCTACCTAGAAACTGAGACGACGTGGTGGTTTGGCGGTGGGGCGGACCTGACTCCGTACTATCCGCGCCGGGAGGACGTTCTGCACTTTCATCAGACCCTCAAGGCCGCCTGTGACCGCCACAACCCGACCTACTATCCCCGCTTCAAGCAGTGGTGTGACGAGTATTTTTATCTGAAGCATCGGGATGAACCACGGGGGGTGGGGGGCATTTTTTTCGACTATCAAGATGGCGACTGGGAAAAGCTGTTTGCCTTTGCCCAAGACTGTGGCAATAACTTTTTAGAGAGCTACCTACCGATTGCCAAAGGCCGCATGGACACGCCTTGGACCGAAGCGGAGCGTGAGTTTCAGCTCTATCGCCGGGGGCGCTATGTCGAGTTCAACCTCGTCCATGACCGCGGAACAATCTTCGGACTCCAGACTCGAGGTCGTACCGAATCGATCCTGATGTCCCTGCCGCCTTTGGTCCGCTGGGTCTACAACTGGCACCCGGAAGCGGGCTCCCGAGAAGCCGAACTCTACGAAACCTACCTGAAACCCACCGATTGGCTGGGGATCGGGGGCTGA
- a CDS encoding TonB-dependent receptor, producing the protein MGFLLAVSTFLSGLPAMAQTVSNAQDLQDETKAELLPEVTITATRSPERVFDIPTATTVITNSQAKERTQTSFADLFKGETGVFVRATNPSAGSPVVRGVTGRDVLLLVDGFRLSHAFARPNTQYEGLVDPYFFDRVEIVRGPSSVLYGSDALGGISNILTATYKEGDPTFQAHTDYTSNPSSISSHVRLGFGSKSFATTLGLTYRSFGDINLGPDADPRVFFPNPTGRVFNSGYEYYAGNFKSQIELAPRQTFTLTAQYSRIPTVSRQDSIIEGFGSNVPAAERGFAPQSRTFVLGAYQAGFENSWLDALSLKVGYQQVEDNRFQRNFSVRPSFPNFGTGLASANTSLEGNVSNLFGTVLELKSTASGQRFTYGIEAYFDRVNSSRLVRNDQTGTTVDPNGPRYVDGSTLNQYGIFIQDEIDWSDRFHTNLGLRYSVADLNIPFSTVRPLSSGFSRNFQALNGSLGALYRIQPDLNFVLNVGTGFRAPNVNDLGEAGARRASDINIPNNNLGPERVFSVDGGLKTLGSNFSGELIGFWSQYTDRIDSVALGSVTGSVSQVFQTQNVDSQTIWGIEFGGRYRFSPEWSLYATGTFVYGEFPIAGETTIPPFNGVLGVRYEPAPGVYIEPFVRYAAAQPRLSANDLSDPRINPQGTSGFVLANLRAGLPLTPTTTLRLNVDNIFNATYREHGTTLDGPGTSVSLGADYAF; encoded by the coding sequence ATGGGATTTTTGCTTGCAGTGTCCACGTTCTTGTCTGGCCTGCCCGCCATGGCTCAGACAGTAAGCAACGCCCAAGATTTGCAAGATGAGACTAAAGCTGAACTGCTCCCCGAAGTCACCATCACGGCCACCCGGAGCCCGGAGCGGGTGTTTGATATTCCTACAGCCACGACTGTAATCACGAACTCCCAGGCTAAGGAGCGCACCCAGACCAGCTTTGCTGACCTCTTTAAAGGAGAGACCGGGGTTTTTGTCCGGGCCACCAACCCCAGCGCAGGCTCCCCGGTCGTGCGGGGGGTGACGGGGCGGGATGTCTTGCTTTTGGTGGATGGGTTCCGCCTCTCCCATGCTTTCGCACGGCCCAACACGCAGTATGAGGGTCTGGTGGACCCCTATTTCTTTGACCGGGTGGAGATCGTCCGGGGTCCAAGCTCCGTCCTCTACGGCTCAGATGCCCTAGGCGGAATTTCGAACATTTTGACCGCTACCTACAAAGAGGGCGACCCCACCTTCCAGGCCCATACCGATTACACCAGCAATCCCTCCAGCATCAGCAGTCATGTGCGCCTGGGCTTTGGGAGCAAATCCTTCGCGACAACCTTGGGCCTCACCTACCGCTCCTTTGGAGACATCAACCTCGGCCCGGATGCTGACCCCAGGGTCTTCTTCCCCAACCCAACAGGCCGCGTCTTCAACTCCGGCTACGAGTACTACGCAGGCAATTTCAAGAGCCAGATCGAACTGGCTCCCCGCCAAACGTTTACCCTCACCGCCCAGTACAGCCGCATCCCTACCGTCTCGCGCCAGGACAGCATTATCGAGGGGTTTGGGAGCAATGTCCCTGCGGCAGAGCGCGGTTTTGCCCCCCAGAGCCGGACTTTTGTCTTGGGAGCGTATCAGGCGGGCTTCGAAAATTCCTGGCTCGACGCCCTGAGCCTCAAAGTCGGCTATCAGCAAGTCGAAGACAACCGTTTTCAGCGCAACTTCTCCGTCCGCCCCAGTTTTCCTAATTTCGGGACGGGACTTGCAAGCGCCAACACCTCCTTGGAAGGGAATGTCTCCAATCTCTTTGGGACAGTCCTGGAACTCAAGAGCACCGCTTCGGGCCAGCGCTTTACCTACGGGATCGAAGCCTACTTTGACCGGGTCAACAGTAGCCGTCTAGTCCGCAACGACCAGACGGGCACCACCGTTGATCCCAACGGACCACGCTATGTGGATGGCTCCACACTCAACCAATACGGCATCTTTATCCAAGACGAGATCGATTGGAGTGACCGTTTTCACACGAATCTGGGCCTGCGCTATTCCGTGGCAGACCTCAATATCCCCTTCAGCACCGTCCGCCCCCTCAGCTCTGGCTTCAGCCGCAACTTCCAAGCTCTGAATGGCAGCTTGGGTGCGCTCTACCGCATCCAGCCCGACCTCAATTTCGTTTTGAATGTAGGCACAGGCTTCCGGGCTCCCAACGTCAACGACCTGGGTGAAGCCGGAGCGCGTCGGGCATCCGACATTAACATCCCCAACAACAACCTCGGGCCGGAGCGGGTCTTCTCCGTCGATGGTGGCCTCAAGACCTTGGGCAGCAACTTCAGCGGCGAACTGATCGGCTTCTGGAGCCAGTACACTGACCGTATCGACTCCGTTGCGCTGGGGAGCGTGACGGGTTCAGTGTCCCAGGTTTTCCAGACTCAGAATGTCGATTCCCAGACGATTTGGGGTATCGAGTTCGGCGGACGCTACCGCTTTAGCCCTGAGTGGTCCCTCTATGCCACGGGGACTTTTGTCTATGGCGAGTTTCCCATTGCTGGGGAGACGACGATCCCGCCCTTCAACGGCGTCCTTGGAGTGCGCTACGAACCCGCTCCCGGCGTCTACATCGAGCCCTTTGTGCGCTACGCTGCCGCCCAGCCCCGACTCTCTGCCAACGACCTGAGCGATCCGCGCATCAATCCGCAGGGTACCTCCGGTTTTGTCCTCGCCAATTTGCGGGCTGGACTACCCCTCACGCCCACTACGACGCTCAGACTCAACGTAGATAACATTTTTAATGCTACCTACCGCGAGCATGGCACAACACTGGATGGCCCCGGCACCAGTGTCTCGTTGGGGGCAGACTATGCATTCTAG
- a CDS encoding cob(I)yrinic acid a,c-diamide adenosyltransferase, which yields MRAPKVLSIQAAQEITTDLGRFSLYAGEGKGKSAAALGVALRSMGLGIAQRQNHKVALVRFLKGPERPYDEDLAIEALHSYYPHLIDMVRFGRSEFFGPEDILPVDHKEARRGWQVATGMILSGLYQVVVLDELSPLIDLGLLAVEEVIPILRERPSHVEIIVTGRGPHPALVEMAELFSIHTPRSGSKPIPGVHFTTGSGKGKSTSSLGQALKCVGRALDGADKRKIKIIQFLKGGKFGLYTEDAALAALREIAPDLMEHERYGREVIVFKRVPAGVDPAQGRQEVDYAFAQSGFWSALEAISSGEFQMVVMDEIFPTLDLDLIPNGASRLLAVLQAKRPDVLVHMTGRCWEGNPDSQELLQSCESHTHIEGQKHYYTCAPESRRVGVDC from the coding sequence ATGCGTGCACCCAAAGTTCTCAGTATTCAAGCAGCCCAAGAGATCACCACCGACCTTGGGCGTTTTAGTCTTTATGCAGGCGAAGGTAAGGGTAAGTCAGCAGCAGCCCTGGGGGTCGCCCTGCGCTCGATGGGCCTAGGCATTGCTCAGCGCCAAAATCACAAGGTCGCTTTGGTCCGCTTCCTCAAAGGGCCAGAGCGCCCCTATGACGAGGATTTGGCGATTGAAGCCCTCCACAGCTACTATCCCCACCTCATCGATATGGTGCGTTTTGGGCGGTCAGAATTTTTTGGGCCGGAGGATATCCTGCCGGTGGACCATAAGGAGGCACGGCGCGGCTGGCAAGTGGCGACGGGGATGATCCTCTCTGGGCTCTATCAGGTGGTTGTCCTGGATGAATTGAGCCCGCTCATCGACTTGGGGCTTTTGGCCGTAGAAGAGGTCATTCCGATCCTGCGCGAGCGCCCGAGCCATGTCGAGATTATCGTCACTGGTCGGGGTCCCCATCCAGCGCTCGTCGAGATGGCTGAGTTGTTTTCGATTCACACGCCGCGCTCAGGCAGTAAACCGATCCCTGGAGTCCACTTCACCACAGGTTCAGGCAAGGGCAAATCTACCAGTAGCCTGGGTCAGGCGCTCAAGTGCGTAGGGCGAGCCTTGGACGGGGCAGACAAACGCAAGATTAAGATCATTCAGTTCCTCAAGGGGGGCAAGTTCGGCCTCTACACCGAGGATGCTGCCTTGGCTGCCCTGCGCGAGATTGCCCCAGATCTTATGGAGCACGAACGCTATGGGCGGGAAGTCATTGTCTTTAAGCGCGTCCCGGCGGGCGTAGACCCGGCTCAGGGTCGTCAGGAAGTGGACTACGCCTTTGCTCAGTCAGGCTTCTGGTCAGCCCTTGAAGCAATCAGTTCCGGGGAGTTTCAAATGGTGGTGATGGATGAGATTTTCCCGACTCTGGACCTAGACCTCATCCCCAACGGAGCCAGCCGCCTGTTGGCGGTACTCCAAGCCAAACGCCCCGATGTACTGGTCCACATGACGGGTCGCTGCTGGGAAGGCAACCCCGACTCCCAAGAACTGCTCCAGTCCTGTGAGTCCCACACCCACATTGAGGGCCAAAAGCACTACTACACCTGTGCTCCAGAGAGCCGCAGGGTAGGTGTGGACTGTTGA
- a CDS encoding S53 family peptidase, protein MKVRWLFSLALAHVFSFWAVKAAPLERTVFTNSFKPLTKEVSLLGTARLGGNVPFQIALNMRDLSGLQARLSAGEVIPMAQMVANYFPSAADYQVLLQWLQHQNLKILKTYPNHLTVTVEGTAQEVTRALEVPLAQVQVRGKTYISAQTAPSLPQHLARFVLGINGLQPYQQFHPQHDKVGEVQPFSPSSPFTPPHAVNEVLSAYNAQNLTVSGAGQRIAILIDTFPGDTDLAGFWSANAVAQSLDRIEKIQAVEGVLPPPSGEESLDVEWSSAIAPSARIRVYASRTLRFTDIDTTFQRLLSDLVSGVAIQQLSISLGACEEDISSSQLSTDNNFLAALAGLGVSIFAASGDRGSSGGCSDPPGVDFFASSPNVTAVGGTSLRLDASGTVRSESGWSGSGGGSSGFFDRPSWQEASTIATITRQRRIPDVSLLADPATGAYVVLNNQVNQIGGTSLSAPIWAGFAALFNQARADIGKTRLGLLNPRLYPLLGTDNFRDITEGSNGGFSAVSGYDRVTGIGVPVVQRLLETLRASP, encoded by the coding sequence GTGAAGGTAAGATGGCTTTTTTCTTTGGCTCTAGCCCACGTTTTTTCTTTTTGGGCAGTAAAGGCAGCCCCGCTCGAGCGGACGGTTTTCACCAATAGCTTTAAGCCTTTGACCAAAGAAGTCAGCCTTTTGGGAACTGCCCGCTTAGGCGGTAATGTTCCATTTCAAATCGCCCTCAATATGCGCGATCTGTCAGGTTTACAAGCGCGATTATCCGCCGGGGAGGTCATCCCCATGGCTCAGATGGTAGCCAACTACTTCCCGAGCGCTGCGGATTATCAAGTATTGCTCCAGTGGCTACAGCACCAAAACCTAAAAATCCTCAAGACCTATCCCAACCATTTGACAGTCACAGTTGAGGGCACTGCTCAGGAGGTCACCCGCGCTTTGGAGGTGCCTCTGGCTCAGGTACAAGTACGGGGCAAGACCTATATTTCAGCCCAGACTGCTCCAAGTCTTCCACAGCATCTTGCGCGCTTTGTCCTGGGGATCAACGGTCTGCAACCCTATCAGCAGTTCCATCCCCAGCATGATAAAGTCGGCGAAGTCCAGCCCTTCAGCCCGTCCAGCCCTTTTACCCCTCCCCATGCAGTCAACGAGGTTCTGAGCGCTTACAATGCTCAAAATCTGACCGTAAGCGGTGCCGGACAACGGATTGCCATTTTGATCGACACATTTCCTGGCGATACGGACCTAGCTGGCTTCTGGTCTGCCAATGCGGTCGCACAGAGCCTCGACCGGATCGAGAAAATTCAGGCGGTGGAGGGCGTGTTACCCCCTCCTTCTGGCGAAGAGAGCCTCGATGTCGAGTGGAGTAGCGCCATTGCCCCAAGCGCCAGAATCCGGGTCTATGCCTCGCGCACGCTACGTTTTACGGACATCGACACCACGTTTCAGCGCCTGCTCAGTGACCTTGTTTCCGGGGTGGCGATCCAGCAGTTGTCGATCAGTCTGGGAGCTTGTGAGGAAGATATTTCCTCTTCCCAACTCAGCACGGACAACAATTTTCTCGCCGCCCTTGCCGGTCTGGGGGTCAGTATCTTTGCTGCTTCTGGGGACCGGGGTTCGAGCGGCGGGTGTAGTGACCCGCCGGGGGTTGATTTTTTCGCTTCGAGTCCCAATGTGACTGCCGTGGGGGGGACGAGCCTGCGTCTGGACGCCTCGGGTACGGTCCGTAGTGAGTCGGGTTGGTCGGGCAGTGGCGGTGGGAGCAGTGGATTCTTTGACCGTCCATCCTGGCAGGAGGCTTCGACCATTGCGACGATCACAAGGCAGCGCAGGATTCCTGATGTGTCGCTGCTCGCTGACCCGGCGACAGGAGCCTACGTCGTGCTCAACAACCAAGTCAATCAGATCGGCGGCACAAGCCTCTCAGCCCCGATCTGGGCTGGATTTGCGGCTCTTTTTAATCAAGCGCGCGCCGATATCGGTAAAACCCGTCTGGGTCTGCTCAATCCTCGGTTGTACCCCCTGCTGGGCACCGACAATTTTCGGGATATCACCGAGGGGAGTAACGGTGGCTTTAGTGCGGTCTCTGGCTATGACCGGGTGACGGGGATTGGCGTGCCTGTGGTTCAGCGCTTGCTGGAGACGTTGCGCGCTAGCCCATAG
- a CDS encoding RluA family pseudouridine synthase, producing MQDESFCFIVAPPDAGQRLDRWLSMQLTDFSRARVQELIAQGLVRYNGQECRAKDQVKPGAEVQVQVPALVPLNLEAEAMDLKVVFEDEHLLVLDKPVGLVVHPAPGHSVGTLVHGLLAHCPDLSGINGVERPGIVHRLDKDTSGLMVVAKHDRAHQSLQTQIQQKTAQREYLGVVHGSPRAEEGLVDAPIGRHPVHRQRMAVVPHGRDARTHWQVLERLGHFSLLHFRLETGRTHQIRVHALHLGHPIAGDPLYSQGKTPIKLTGQALHAYRLSFVHPITGHPLCFQTPPPAQFQKLLRVLGSHK from the coding sequence ATGCAGGATGAATCTTTTTGCTTTATTGTTGCCCCCCCAGATGCTGGACAGCGCCTTGACCGTTGGCTGAGCATGCAACTGACGGATTTTTCGCGGGCGCGGGTGCAGGAGTTGATTGCTCAGGGATTGGTCCGCTATAACGGTCAGGAATGTCGGGCCAAGGACCAGGTAAAGCCGGGGGCTGAAGTGCAGGTACAGGTGCCCGCTCTCGTCCCGCTCAACCTGGAAGCTGAGGCGATGGACCTAAAAGTGGTCTTTGAAGATGAACACCTCTTGGTCCTCGATAAGCCTGTCGGCTTGGTGGTCCATCCGGCTCCAGGCCACAGTGTGGGCACCCTAGTTCATGGGCTGTTGGCCCATTGCCCGGACCTCTCGGGGATCAATGGCGTCGAACGCCCCGGCATTGTCCATCGTCTGGACAAGGACACCAGTGGCTTGATGGTCGTCGCCAAGCACGACCGCGCCCACCAAAGCCTCCAGACCCAGATCCAGCAAAAGACTGCCCAGCGTGAATACCTAGGGGTAGTCCATGGGAGTCCCCGAGCCGAGGAGGGGCTAGTGGACGCCCCCATTGGTCGTCATCCTGTCCACCGCCAGCGCATGGCGGTGGTCCCCCATGGACGGGATGCTCGCACCCACTGGCAGGTTCTGGAGCGTCTGGGCCATTTCAGTCTCCTGCACTTCCGGCTGGAGACGGGTCGGACGCATCAGATCCGAGTCCATGCCCTCCACCTCGGTCATCCCATTGCGGGGGACCCCCTCTATAGTCAGGGCAAAACGCCGATCAAGCTCACGGGACAAGCGCTCCATGCCTATCGCCTCAGTTTTGTACACCCGATTACGGGTCACCCCCTGTGCTTCCAGACCCCACCTCCTGCCCAATTTCAGAAGCTCCTACGGGTGCTAGGTTCGCATAAGTGA
- the petG gene encoding cytochrome b6-f complex subunit V, protein MVEPILLGIVLGFVVVTLAGLFVAAWLQYKRETPLGG, encoded by the coding sequence ATGGTTGAACCAATTCTGCTCGGGATTGTTTTGGGTTTTGTGGTGGTGACCCTGGCGGGTCTGTTTGTAGCCGCATGGCTCCAATACAAGCGGGAAACTCCCCTCGGAGGCTGA
- a CDS encoding PPC domain-containing DNA-binding protein, which produces MDLFALRLEPGQDLKQSLQQFTQARGLLAGFILTAVGSLEQVALRLAGAHSPTIYTATFEIVSLVGTLCPTGLHLHLAVADHQGQTWGGHLLEGCIVYTTAEIVVGTSASFTFTRETDRATGYLELKVTPSCENL; this is translated from the coding sequence ATGGATCTGTTTGCTCTGCGCCTAGAACCGGGGCAGGACCTAAAGCAGTCGCTACAACAGTTCACCCAAGCCCGAGGACTCCTAGCAGGATTTATCCTCACAGCGGTTGGGAGCCTGGAGCAAGTAGCGCTACGGCTGGCTGGAGCCCATTCCCCTACTATCTACACCGCTACATTCGAAATCGTCTCGCTGGTCGGCACCCTCTGCCCCACCGGGCTGCATCTGCACCTCGCTGTCGCAGACCATCAGGGGCAAACCTGGGGCGGGCACCTCCTGGAAGGGTGCATCGTCTACACTACTGCTGAAATCGTCGTCGGGACGAGCGCCAGTTTTACCTTTACCCGCGAGACAGACCGGGCTACAGGTTACTTGGAACTAAAAGTCACTCCCTCCTGTGAAAACCTTTGA
- the ppk1 gene encoding polyphosphate kinase 1, whose protein sequence is MVEPFLYINRELSWLAFNERVLAEAMDSRTPLLERLKFLAIFANNLDEYFMIRVAAIKRQIESGVTVRTPDGLSPEQQIQVINQRLIPLSDLHHQCYQDLLPALAQWGIRVLDYTDLSDGDLDYVQVYFKERIFPVLTPLAVNPSHPFPYLSNLSLSLLVVLTDPERGGVASFARVKVPHHLLERFIPLPNPHHFLPLEQLIAAHLDLLFPGMEVQGAHAFRVTRNADIEIEEDEAEDLLLTIEQELRRRRFGAVVRLEVQPSIPPALRQRLMEELHVSEQFVYDVPGLMDMSCLFPLSSLDFPELKEPSFVPRTPARLEDEEESIFDNIRQRGDILVHHPYESFTTTVERFIQEAAEDPQVLAIKQTLYRTGGQGSGIIRALMTAAEEGKQVAVLVELKARFDEQNNIIWARALEKAGVHVVYGVLGLKTHCKVALVVRREEGGLRRYIHLGTGNYNAKTARIYTDIGLITCDPQIGADATDLFNFLTGYSSFRTYRKLLVAPVTLRRRLDELLQREIERHTTESPSYIALKMNSLVDPALIERLYQASQKGIHIDLIIRGICCLRPGIPGVSEHIRVISIIGRFLEHSRILYFRNDQDEEVYIGSADWMTRNLDKRVEAMVPIEDASLRQELVYYLQLCTKDTRQAWLLQEDGVYQRRSPQLGEEAFSVQSHMLNKQF, encoded by the coding sequence ATGGTAGAGCCCTTCCTCTACATTAATCGGGAATTGAGCTGGCTGGCCTTCAATGAACGGGTCTTAGCTGAAGCTATGGACTCTAGAACGCCCTTGCTAGAGCGGCTCAAGTTCTTGGCTATCTTTGCCAATAACCTAGACGAATATTTCATGATTCGCGTAGCGGCGATCAAGCGCCAGATCGAGTCTGGGGTCACGGTCCGCACGCCTGATGGTCTTTCGCCTGAGCAGCAGATCCAGGTCATCAACCAGCGCTTAATTCCCCTGTCAGACCTCCACCATCAATGTTATCAAGACCTGCTTCCAGCCTTGGCCCAATGGGGTATCCGGGTCCTTGATTACACCGACTTAAGCGATGGCGACCTGGATTATGTCCAGGTCTACTTCAAGGAACGCATCTTCCCGGTCCTCACGCCCCTCGCGGTCAACCCCAGCCATCCCTTTCCCTACTTGTCGAATCTGAGCCTCTCGTTACTGGTCGTTCTGACCGACCCCGAGCGCGGGGGCGTCGCGAGTTTTGCTCGGGTGAAGGTACCCCATCACCTGCTGGAGCGCTTTATCCCCCTCCCCAACCCCCACCACTTCCTGCCCCTCGAACAGTTGATTGCCGCACACCTCGACTTGCTCTTCCCAGGGATGGAGGTCCAGGGGGCTCATGCCTTTCGGGTGACGCGCAACGCTGATATTGAGATTGAAGAAGACGAAGCGGAGGATCTTCTGCTCACCATCGAGCAGGAGTTGCGCCGTCGCCGCTTTGGTGCGGTGGTTCGTCTGGAGGTCCAGCCCAGCATTCCTCCTGCGTTACGCCAGCGGTTGATGGAAGAGTTGCATGTCAGCGAACAGTTCGTCTACGATGTGCCGGGGCTGATGGATATGAGCTGTCTGTTTCCGCTGTCGAGCCTGGACTTCCCCGAACTCAAGGAGCCATCTTTTGTTCCGCGCACCCCGGCGCGTCTGGAAGATGAAGAAGAGAGTATCTTTGACAACATTCGGCAGCGGGGGGATATCCTGGTCCATCATCCCTATGAGAGCTTTACCACCACGGTCGAACGCTTTATTCAGGAAGCCGCCGAGGACCCCCAAGTTCTAGCGATTAAACAGACCCTCTACCGCACAGGGGGCCAGGGCTCGGGGATCATTCGGGCCTTGATGACAGCAGCGGAGGAGGGGAAACAGGTAGCCGTCCTCGTCGAACTGAAGGCGCGTTTCGATGAACAAAACAACATCATCTGGGCGAGAGCCCTAGAAAAAGCTGGGGTACATGTGGTCTACGGGGTGCTGGGCCTCAAGACGCACTGCAAAGTTGCTCTGGTCGTCCGCCGGGAAGAGGGAGGACTACGCCGCTATATCCACCTCGGGACCGGCAACTACAACGCCAAAACTGCCCGCATCTACACCGATATCGGGCTTATCACCTGCGACCCACAGATTGGCGCGGACGCTACGGACCTTTTCAATTTTCTCACCGGCTACTCTTCATTTCGGACCTACCGCAAGTTGCTCGTCGCGCCGGTCACCCTACGCAGACGCTTAGACGAACTGCTTCAGCGAGAAATAGAGCGCCACACCACCGAATCACCTAGCTATATCGCGCTCAAAATGAATTCCCTCGTGGACCCAGCCTTGATCGAGCGGCTGTATCAGGCAAGCCAGAAGGGTATTCACATCGACCTCATCATCCGGGGAATTTGTTGTCTGCGTCCGGGAATCCCCGGTGTCAGCGAACATATCCGGGTCATCAGTATTATTGGTCGCTTTCTGGAACACTCGCGCATCCTCTACTTTCGCAACGATCAGGACGAAGAAGTTTACATCGGTAGTGCCGACTGGATGACGCGTAACCTGGATAAGCGGGTAGAAGCCATGGTCCCCATTGAGGACGCGAGCCTGCGCCAGGAACTAGTCTACTACCTGCAACTGTGCACCAAAGACACCCGGCAAGCATGGCTACTCCAGGAAGATGGGGTCTATCAGCGCCGTTCTCCCCAGCTTGGAGAGGAAGCTTTTTCGGTCCAGAGCCATATGCTAAATAAGCAATTCTAA